The nucleotide window CAACACGCTTCCTTTTACTCCAACGAGCTGTCGTCAGTTTGTAGGGAAATTTGGGGGCAGAATCGGCTCTGAATCAACGCTCAGGTTGTTCTCGGATGGCACGGCGTCCGACTCACCTGAACCAAGAGGCGGTTCTGGCTTTGGTGCAGGCGCCAACAATTGTTCGGCGGCGGGTGTCGCAGGATTTGGAGCTTCCTCAGGTCCGACGACATCGACTGCGGTGCGCTGTACGACCAACCGGAAACGTATGGCTTGCCTGCGGTTGATTTCTTCCTGGACTGCTGAGACCTGCTTGAAACTCGGCAGGGCTGGATCCGAGACCCGCACGATGACGCGGATGACCGGAGGATTTTGATTCCAGGCGATATCAACACGCTCAACATCCACAGTTTCCCGATCGCCGAACGTCAGCGTCTCCCGCGTCAGGAAACCCTCGATGGTCTCCTGAACCATGTCCCGGGTGCTGTCCTTCTGGGCTCTGTCCAACAAATTCAGAAAACTACTGCCGAGTGGCACAAGGAGCAGGCCGGTGAGAGTGAAACTGGCTGCGCTGAGGTGGCTGCGTCGGAACACCTGTCTGAATTCGGGATCCTTCCAGGCCATCAGCACTAGGCCACCGGTGAGGATGCCCAGCAGGTTGGTGGCGAAAAGCAGGCCAGCACCTACTGCTTCGTTCCACTGTTGTTGTGAAAGGAGCAGACCCATCACGCACACCGGCGGAACAAGAGCCACGGCAATGGCGGTCCCTGCCAAGGAACTCACCGCATCGCTGCGAAGCTTGGCGTAGGTGGCAAGGCCGCCAGCCACCAGGGCGATGCCGAGATCAAGCAGATTCGGCGTTGTTCGGGTCAGCACTTCAGTGCCGAATCGCGGTAAATCCGCCAGGTATCCCAGCACCAGAGACAAGAGTGTGGTGCTCACTACCCCCACCATCAAGGTGCGCAGTGATCGCCCCAGCAGTTGAACCTCTCCAAGCAGGATTGCAAAAGCGGCCGCCCGCAGCGGCATGATCCACGGGGCCACCACCATGGCGCCGATCACCACGGCGGCGCTGTTCGCAAGCAGCCCGAGCGTGGCAATCAGGCTTGCCCCCACGCTCAACACGATGAAAACCTCATCAAGGCAGGCATCACGCATATGACTGCGGTGCAGTCGCCTGAGCATGCGGCTGGAGGCGCTCTCCGAGTCCATGAACCTTTCGAAAGAATCTCAGCAGCCTGATCGATTCAGCTTGCTGACAGACGATGAAGGACTGGAAAGCAACAGACTTTGCAAGCCGATGACCTGACTTGAACAGGCGACCCACGCTTTACGAAAGCGTTGCTCTACCAGCTGAGCTACATCGGCATCCTATGGAAATTAACATTTGAGGCCACGCTTTCAGCCCGTGACATCAGATCAACAAGGAGACAGAGATCTGGATCCGGCTATGCGTCAGAGACTCCTTCAGGAGTCACGCACTCCCTGGCGGGGATTCAGGCGTCTCCTCTGGGTCGCTTTGTTCGGTTCCGGTGGTCTGGGTCTCTTCGTGATGGCTTTTCGCCTCAGTGCT belongs to Synechococcus sp. WH 7805 and includes:
- a CDS encoding DUF389 domain-containing protein, whose translation is MDSESASSRMLRRLHRSHMRDACLDEVFIVLSVGASLIATLGLLANSAAVVIGAMVVAPWIMPLRAAAFAILLGEVQLLGRSLRTLMVGVVSTTLLSLVLGYLADLPRFGTEVLTRTTPNLLDLGIALVAGGLATYAKLRSDAVSSLAGTAIAVALVPPVCVMGLLLSQQQWNEAVGAGLLFATNLLGILTGGLVLMAWKDPEFRQVFRRSHLSAASFTLTGLLLVPLGSSFLNLLDRAQKDSTRDMVQETIEGFLTRETLTFGDRETVDVERVDIAWNQNPPVIRVIVRVSDPALPSFKQVSAVQEEINRRQAIRFRLVVQRTAVDVVGPEEAPNPATPAAEQLLAPAPKPEPPLGSGESDAVPSENNLSVDSEPILPPNFPTN
- a CDS encoding DUF3493 domain-containing protein encodes the protein MRQRLLQESRTPWRGFRRLLWVALFGSGGLGLFVMAFRLSAGNPVVPSDLLIQIGAVVLFGSLLWFDRPRTET